TGGTGCTTCTAGTGCAGCGCGGCAGAAATAACCCAGCACTTGAAAAAAGGTAAAAAGCTGACTGTATAAGCTTTCTTCCCTTCTGCCTTCTTGCACTAGCTGTCTATCTTTGCACCGCGAACGTCAATAGAGAGCGATCGCACCTGGGATTCGATTCCCTCCTGCTGCCAAGCTGCCGCCATTGCTACCGCCACTTCAGGTGCATCTACAAAATTTGCCAAAGCCAATAAAGTTGGCCCCGCACCGCTAATCACCATACCGTAGGCTTTCTTAACCAAAGCAGCTTCCCGCACAGCATCGTATCCTGGAATCAGCGCTTGCCGATAAGGTTGGTGGATGCGGTCTTGCAAAGCTACGCGCAACCAATCGCCCCGACCGGATTCTAACCCCCGCACCAGCAAACCGCAGTGAGCGGTATTGAAAATCGCATCAGCGCGACTGTACTCAGTTGGCAGAACTCGCCTCGCCTCTGCCGTCGAGAGTTCAAAGTCGGGAATAGCGACGATCGGCACAATGTCGCTGTGCCAGGGAACATCGCAAATTTGCCAATCAATTTTGTTTTCCGCTGCTGCGGTAGCCGCCAGACGACAACCTCCCAAAAGTGCGGGTACTACGTTATCTGGGTGTCCTTCCAAAGCGATCGCTAATTCCATCACTTCTGTCTGACTCAAAGGTGCGCCAGCTAACTGATTAGCACCAACCAATCCACCCACAATAGCCGTTGCCGAACTACCCAACCCTCTTGCTAGAGGAACATCCAAGTTTATTTGTATTTCTACTGCTGGTGGGGTGCGATCGATATGTCGGTACAACTTTAAGAATGATTGGTAAGCGAGATTGCTCTCATCAGTTTTAACGCGATCGGCCTCAACACCAGTAACAGTAATTTTAACTTGCCCTGTTTCCTCCCTCAAATTCGGTGCCAATGAAAGGGATGGTTCCAGGCAAGAGAACTTAAATTCATTGTACAGCGTTAAAGCTGCGCCGATACAATCGAAACCCGGCCCCAGATTAGCAGTAGTGGCCGGAACAGTAACGCTCACAGTAGAAGCATCAAGCATTTTGATATTTGTCTCGATTTATCTCGATTTACAGGAGGTTTTTTATTTATAGCCGACAGTAGGCAAATTTTAACGTTTGCAACTGCTTGCGAAGCTATTAATAATTTATGGGCTCTGTGACTTTACCGATTTGTTCCGAAGGATTATATATTACGACCGAATCGCACGCTTGATAAGCGGAGTCTAGACCCCCGACTTCTTCAAGAAGTCGGGGGTCTAGGCAGTAAGTTTTGCTTAAGTAAGTGCGATTCGGTTATAGCCCTCTGGAATTACCGGGATTACCTTCAGGCCCTGGTGGGCCATTGCCTGAATTACCGGGATTTGATGGTGGGCCATTATCTCCCCCATTACCGGGATTACCTTCAGGCCCTGGTGGGCCATTGCCTGAATTACCGGGATTTGATGGTGGGCCATTATCTCCCCCATTGCCGGGATTACCTTCAGGCCCTGGTGGGCCATTGTCTGAATTACCGGGATTCGATGGTGGGCCATTATCTCCCCCATTACCGGGATTGCCAGGATTACCAGAATTATCTGGATTACTGGGATTGCCAGGATTACCGGCATTATCTGGATTACTGGGATTGCCAGGATTACCGGCATTATCTGGATTACTGGGATTGCCGGGATTACCGGCATTATCTGGATTACTGGGATTGCCGGGATTACCGGCATTATCTGGATTACTGGGATTGCCAGGATTACCGGCATTATCTGGATTACTGGGGTTACCGGGCGTATTCGGTAGGCCATCGTCAGTCGGCGGCTGCGATCGATCGGGAGAATTTTCCGGATCGGACAGAATCTGTCCTCCTTCTAGGGGAGGATTTTCTAAGCCTGGGTTGCCACTAAATGGATTGGGGCCGATCGACTGTCCGAAATTGCGATCGGATTGACCTGTATCTAACTGGTTATCGTTGCCAGCGCCAACATTGGGTAAGTTTGATGAAGCGGCATCTAGCTGTATAAAATTTGGGTTTTCAATCACCCCTTGCCCAACAATGGGAGTCTGTTCTGTGACAGCAGCAGAAGTTTCAGATTGAACATCGGCCATTGCCGAATCTGGATTAGCTTTATCACCTGGTTGAGTTAAGTTTAGCCCCCTTACCAAGTCGCTAGTTTCATAAAAAGTTCTGATATCAAAATCGTATATCCGCTCAATTCTATCTTTGACGATCACTGCCAGCTGACCTGCTCGCAGCACTTCTGCTTGAGAAGCATCTTGATTGAATACCTCAATGTTACTATTTGTCAGAGCCCCGACAATTGTGGTGTCTGTTTTGCGGTTGTAGCGCACAAATAAAGCGGAGCCCCGAATTCCTGTCCTCGCGTTGGGTGTTTGCAACTGAGTTCTACCGCGTCCGGGTGCAATCAGCAGCAGCGCCGTACCGTCAGACAATTTAAAAGTGCGTGTATTTGGTAGAAACTGAAATACTGCTTGTTCGCCAACTCGTGCCAAAGAACCATCGTTGAAGCGCAACTCAGCCAGAGATTCTCGACCTGTCGCCAAGGAATCTCCAGGGTTCATCGGCTCGGATACACGCGCCGGACGCCCTGTTTGATTTTGCGGGATGAGGCGGACGAGATTGCGTATGCTTTGAATAACGGCTTTAGATAATGGCATTTCCGCGCTGACCTCTTTGGGTAGAGGTAGCGTCATAATGCTCCACAAAATCAGGCTCAGGAGCAGAACTAACTTGCGAGACATGGGTTTTTCCCAACGGTAGAAAATTGAACCCGTACCAAAGCGATCGAGGCAGATCCTTTACTTCCATACTACAAAATCGGCTCCGAATCGCCTTAGCTATAAATAAGTGTAAGCTGAAGTATGGAAATTTTAAATAAAGCTTTAGTTAAATCAGGCTAAAAGATAGGCTATTTTGCCAAGTTTTTGCTTATTTATGGACTTACTGTTTCGACGGGTCTTTCGGGTTTATGGAGGAAAATGTTTGTTTATGTTACAGATGTCTGGGATGGTGGGTTACGGCACGCTCTCAAAGGAAGAGAGAGGCGGGGCAATTTTGACTTTTGACTTTTGAATGAGTGACTTTTAGCTCTTCCCTCTTCCCTAACCCCTAACCCCTAACCCCTAACCCCTAGAAGTTGCTGTAGTTAGCGATCGCTTGCTTCAACCTTTCTAGCACTTCCGGCACTGGGATCGCTCCCAATTCTCCAGAA
This genomic interval from Aerosakkonema funiforme FACHB-1375 contains the following:
- the thrB gene encoding homoserine kinase → MLDASTVSVTVPATTANLGPGFDCIGAALTLYNEFKFSCLEPSLSLAPNLREETGQVKITVTGVEADRVKTDESNLAYQSFLKLYRHIDRTPPAVEIQINLDVPLARGLGSSATAIVGGLVGANQLAGAPLSQTEVMELAIALEGHPDNVVPALLGGCRLAATAAAENKIDWQICDVPWHSDIVPIVAIPDFELSTAEARRVLPTEYSRADAIFNTAHCGLLVRGLESGRGDWLRVALQDRIHQPYRQALIPGYDAVREAALVKKAYGMVISGAGPTLLALANFVDAPEVAVAMAAAWQQEGIESQVRSLSIDVRGAKIDS
- a CDS encoding FecR family protein codes for the protein MSRKLVLLLSLILWSIMTLPLPKEVSAEMPLSKAVIQSIRNLVRLIPQNQTGRPARVSEPMNPGDSLATGRESLAELRFNDGSLARVGEQAVFQFLPNTRTFKLSDGTALLLIAPGRGRTQLQTPNARTGIRGSALFVRYNRKTDTTIVGALTNSNIEVFNQDASQAEVLRAGQLAVIVKDRIERIYDFDIRTFYETSDLVRGLNLTQPGDKANPDSAMADVQSETSAAVTEQTPIVGQGVIENPNFIQLDAASSNLPNVGAGNDNQLDTGQSDRNFGQSIGPNPFSGNPGLENPPLEGGQILSDPENSPDRSQPPTDDGLPNTPGNPSNPDNAGNPGNPSNPDNAGNPGNPSNPDNAGNPGNPSNPDNAGNPGNPSNPDNAGNPGNPSNPDNSGNPGNPGNGGDNGPPSNPGNSDNGPPGPEGNPGNGGDNGPPSNPGNSGNGPPGPEGNPGNGGDNGPPSNPGNSGNGPPGPEGNPGNSRGL